In one Aquabacterium sp. OR-4 genomic region, the following are encoded:
- a CDS encoding calcium:proton antiporter, translating into MAHDHSTPAPARTGHWRLPASLPAWSLAGPLLAALAVLALALAAGLPLGIGLGTLLTAALFGAVMSAIHHAEVVAHRVGEPFGTLVLAVAVTVIEVALIVTLMLAGGEQANALARDTVYSAIMIVCNGIVGLCMVIGAARHGVLAYRVDGTSPALAALAALAGLALVLPNFTTTTPGPTYSGAQLAFAGVASLTLYGVYVFVQTVRHRDYFLPVDQSDHDAHLPPPPNGVAWAAFGLLLLSLVGVVGLAKALAPALEAGVASIGAPKSLVGVLIALIVLLPETGAAVRAARGNRMQSSLNLALGSGLASIGLTIPVVAAMSPLFPFPLVLGMPPMQIVLLTLSLLVGAITLGSGRATVLHGAVHLVLFGAFLFLAVVP; encoded by the coding sequence ATGGCCCACGATCATTCCACCCCCGCCCCGGCACGCACCGGCCACTGGCGGCTGCCCGCCAGCCTGCCGGCCTGGAGCCTGGCCGGCCCGCTGCTGGCCGCGCTGGCCGTGCTGGCCCTGGCCCTGGCCGCGGGCCTGCCGCTGGGCATCGGCCTGGGCACGCTGCTCACCGCGGCGCTGTTCGGTGCGGTGATGTCGGCCATCCACCATGCCGAGGTGGTGGCCCATCGCGTGGGCGAGCCCTTCGGCACCCTGGTGCTGGCGGTGGCGGTGACGGTGATCGAGGTGGCGCTGATCGTCACGCTGATGTTGGCCGGTGGCGAACAGGCCAATGCGCTGGCCCGCGACACGGTGTACTCGGCCATCATGATCGTCTGCAACGGCATCGTGGGCCTGTGCATGGTGATCGGCGCGGCGCGCCACGGCGTGCTGGCCTACCGGGTGGACGGCACCAGCCCGGCGCTGGCGGCGCTGGCCGCGCTGGCCGGCCTGGCCCTGGTGCTGCCCAACTTCACCACCACCACGCCCGGGCCCACCTACAGCGGCGCGCAGCTGGCCTTTGCCGGCGTGGCCTCGCTCACGCTGTATGGCGTGTACGTGTTCGTGCAGACGGTGCGCCACCGCGACTACTTTCTGCCGGTGGACCAGAGCGACCACGACGCCCATCTGCCGCCACCGCCCAACGGCGTGGCCTGGGCCGCGTTCGGCCTGCTGCTGCTGTCGCTGGTGGGCGTGGTGGGCCTGGCCAAGGCGCTGGCACCGGCGCTCGAGGCCGGCGTGGCCTCGATCGGTGCGCCCAAGTCGCTGGTGGGCGTGCTGATCGCGCTGATCGTGCTGCTGCCCGAAACCGGCGCCGCAGTGCGCGCGGCGCGCGGCAACCGCATGCAGAGCAGCCTGAACCTGGCGCTGGGCTCGGGCCTGGCCAGCATCGGGCTGACGATTCCGGTGGTGGCGGCGATGTCGCCGCTGTTCCCGTTTCCGCTGGTGCTGGGCATGCCGCCGATGCAGATCGTGCTGCTGACGCTGAGCCTGCTGGTGGGCGCCATCACCCTGGGCAGCGGCCGCGCCACGGTGCTGCACGGCGCGGTGCACCTGGTGCTGTTTGGCGCCTTCCTCTTCTTGGCGGTGGTGCCGTGA
- a CDS encoding exodeoxyribonuclease III, whose product MAFRLVTLNLNGIRSAANKGFLEWAAQSNADCMGVQEVKAQHEDVAGRFDTVAGMPGHFHYAEKKGYSGVGLYTRHAPSDVQVGLGNPEFDAEGRWVELRFDKPGRKLSIISCYFPSGSSGEDRQQAKFRFLEIMAPHLARLKKTREFILVGDVNIAHQEADLKNWKSNQKNSGFLPEERGWMSTLLGAAKGHGGLVDVYRRLHPDTTDACYTWWSNRGQAYAKNVGWRLDYHLATPALAEQAQAAAIYKDQKFSDHAPLTIDYGFSL is encoded by the coding sequence TTGGCCTTTCGTCTTGTCACGCTGAACCTGAACGGCATCCGCTCGGCCGCCAACAAGGGCTTTCTCGAGTGGGCCGCACAGTCAAACGCGGATTGTATGGGGGTGCAGGAAGTCAAGGCCCAGCACGAGGATGTGGCCGGGCGCTTCGACACCGTGGCCGGCATGCCCGGACACTTTCACTACGCCGAGAAAAAAGGCTATTCCGGCGTGGGCCTGTACACCCGCCACGCACCCAGCGACGTGCAGGTGGGCCTGGGCAACCCCGAGTTCGATGCCGAGGGCCGCTGGGTGGAACTGCGCTTCGACAAGCCCGGGCGCAAGCTCAGCATCATCAGCTGCTACTTTCCCAGCGGCTCGAGCGGCGAGGACCGCCAGCAGGCCAAGTTCCGCTTTCTCGAGATCATGGCGCCGCACCTGGCCCGGCTGAAGAAGACGCGCGAGTTCATCCTGGTGGGTGACGTGAACATCGCGCACCAGGAAGCCGACCTGAAGAACTGGAAGAGCAACCAGAAGAACTCGGGCTTCCTGCCCGAAGAGCGCGGCTGGATGAGCACCCTGCTGGGCGCGGCCAAGGGCCACGGCGGCCTGGTGGACGTGTACCGCCGCCTGCACCCCGACACCACCGACGCCTGCTACACGTGGTGGAGCAACCGCGGCCAGGCCTATGCCAAGAACGTGGGCTGGCGGCTCGACTACCACCTGGCCACGCCGGCGCTGGCCGAGCAGGCACAGGCCGCGGCGATCTACAAGGACCAGAAGTTCAGCGACCACGCGCCGCTGACCATCGACTACGGCTTCAGCCTGTAG
- a CDS encoding potassium transporter Kup — MSSANTPKSPAALAALTLGALGVVYGDIGTSPLYALKEVFHAGHVAPTPDNILGVLSLIFWTMTIIVSLKYVLLILRADNNGEGGLIAMLALATTAVKDKPALRQVLMTVGLFGTAIFYGDGVITPAVSVLSAVEGLEVAAPALHHWVIPITLVVLTGLFAVQRFGTGGIGKFFGPITLLWFIVLVALGVPHIMDNPGVLVALNPVYAVRFFAGNPLVAFIGLGAVVLCVTGGEALYADMGHFGKKPIRIAWYAFVMPALVVNYFGQGALLLRQPSAVENPLFLMAPEWFRLPLVFLATAATVIASQALISAAFSVTKQAIQLGILPRMAIRHTSVKDTGQIYVPFVNWGLWVFIVLAVGLFKSSSSLASAYGIAVTLDMTITTVMTFFVIRYGWKYPLLPCVLATGFFFVIDVTFFASNMLKLVAGGWFPLVIGIGMFTLMLTWMQGRKLMSERLRNEAIDLKSFLEAVFISPPTRVDGTAVFLSADTDMTPNALLHNLKHNKVLHQYNLFVTVRHHEVPWVGFDKRIQIDSLGHDCWQVVLHFGFKNDPDVPQALRLLEDRGIPLPEMDTSYFLSRDIVIPTFGDGMAMWREKLFASMHRNAAAAADFLNLPSNRIVELGAKVEI, encoded by the coding sequence GTGAGTTCCGCCAACACGCCCAAGTCACCCGCCGCCCTGGCGGCACTCACCCTCGGCGCCCTCGGCGTGGTGTACGGCGACATCGGCACCAGCCCGCTGTATGCGCTGAAGGAGGTCTTCCACGCCGGCCACGTGGCGCCCACGCCCGACAACATCCTGGGCGTGCTGTCGCTGATCTTCTGGACGATGACCATCATCGTCTCGCTGAAGTACGTGCTGCTGATCCTGCGCGCCGACAACAACGGCGAGGGCGGCCTGATCGCCATGCTGGCGCTGGCCACCACCGCGGTGAAGGACAAGCCGGCGCTGCGCCAGGTGCTGATGACCGTGGGCCTGTTCGGCACTGCCATCTTCTACGGCGACGGCGTCATCACGCCGGCCGTCTCGGTGCTGTCGGCGGTGGAGGGTCTGGAGGTGGCCGCGCCGGCGCTGCACCACTGGGTGATCCCGATCACGCTGGTGGTGCTGACCGGGCTGTTTGCGGTGCAGCGCTTCGGCACCGGCGGCATCGGCAAGTTCTTCGGGCCGATCACGCTGCTGTGGTTCATCGTGCTGGTGGCACTCGGCGTGCCGCACATCATGGACAACCCCGGTGTGCTGGTGGCGCTGAACCCGGTTTATGCGGTGCGCTTTTTCGCCGGCAACCCGCTGGTGGCCTTCATCGGCCTGGGCGCGGTGGTGCTGTGCGTCACCGGCGGCGAGGCGCTGTATGCCGACATGGGGCACTTCGGCAAGAAGCCGATCCGCATCGCCTGGTACGCGTTCGTGATGCCGGCCCTGGTGGTCAACTACTTCGGCCAGGGCGCGCTGCTGCTGCGCCAGCCCAGCGCGGTGGAGAACCCGCTGTTCCTGATGGCGCCCGAGTGGTTTCGGCTGCCGCTGGTGTTTCTGGCCACCGCGGCCACGGTGATCGCCTCGCAGGCCCTGATCTCGGCCGCGTTCTCGGTCACCAAGCAGGCCATCCAGCTGGGCATCCTGCCGCGCATGGCCATCCGCCACACCTCGGTGAAGGACACCGGCCAGATCTACGTGCCCTTCGTCAACTGGGGGCTGTGGGTGTTCATCGTGCTCGCGGTGGGCCTGTTCAAGAGCTCGTCGAGCCTGGCCTCGGCCTACGGCATCGCGGTGACGCTGGACATGACCATCACCACGGTGATGACCTTCTTCGTCATCCGCTACGGCTGGAAGTACCCGCTGCTGCCCTGCGTGCTGGCCACCGGCTTCTTCTTCGTCATCGACGTCACCTTCTTCGCCAGCAACATGCTCAAGCTGGTGGCCGGCGGCTGGTTCCCGCTGGTCATCGGCATCGGCATGTTCACGCTGATGCTCACCTGGATGCAGGGCCGCAAGCTGATGAGCGAGCGCCTGCGCAACGAGGCCATCGACCTGAAGAGCTTTCTCGAGGCGGTGTTCATCAGCCCGCCCACGCGGGTGGACGGCACGGCCGTGTTCCTGTCGGCCGACACCGACATGACGCCCAACGCGCTGCTGCACAACCTCAAGCACAACAAGGTGCTGCACCAGTACAACCTGTTCGTCACGGTGCGCCACCACGAGGTGCCATGGGTCGGCTTTGACAAGCGCATCCAGATCGACAGCCTGGGCCACGACTGCTGGCAGGTGGTGCTGCACTTCGGCTTCAAGAACGACCCCGATGTGCCGCAGGCGCTGCGCCTGCTGGAAGACCGCGGCATCCCGCTGCCCGAGATGGACACCAGCTACTTCCTGAGCCGCGACATCGTGATCCCCACCTTCGGCGACGGCATGGCCATGTGGCGCGAGAAGCTGTTTGCCAGCATGCACCGCAATGCGGCCGCGGCGGCCGACTTCCTGAACCTGCCCTCCAACCGCATCGTCGAGCTGGGCGCGAAGGTCGAGATTTGA
- the pyrE gene encoding orotate phosphoribosyltransferase, translated as MTTTPTAATADALAQEFVQFAVESGVLRFGEFKTKAGRLSPYFFNAGLFDDGAKLGRLAGFYARRLLASGLEFDLLFGPAYKGIPLAAAVAVELARAGRNVPFAYNRKEAKDHGEGGTLVGAPMRGRVLIIDDVISAGTSVRESIAMITAAGAQPVGVAIALDRQEKATENGQDAAWSAVQWVRDQLKLQVSAVATLGDLLHYLQSTQAPDLAAHLPRVAAYRDRYGV; from the coding sequence ATGACGACGACCCCCACCGCCGCCACGGCGGACGCGCTGGCGCAGGAGTTCGTGCAATTCGCGGTCGAGTCCGGCGTGCTGCGCTTCGGCGAGTTCAAGACCAAGGCCGGACGGTTGTCCCCCTACTTCTTCAACGCCGGTCTGTTCGACGACGGCGCCAAGCTGGGGCGGTTGGCCGGATTCTATGCACGCCGCCTGCTCGCCTCGGGGCTCGAGTTCGACCTGCTGTTCGGCCCGGCCTACAAGGGCATTCCGCTGGCGGCGGCGGTGGCCGTGGAGCTGGCGCGCGCCGGCCGCAACGTGCCCTTCGCCTACAACCGCAAAGAGGCCAAAGACCATGGCGAGGGCGGCACCCTGGTGGGCGCGCCGATGCGCGGCCGGGTGCTGATCATCGACGACGTGATCTCGGCCGGCACCTCGGTGCGCGAGTCGATCGCCATGATCACCGCCGCCGGCGCGCAGCCGGTGGGCGTGGCGATCGCGCTCGACCGCCAGGAAAAAGCCACCGAGAACGGGCAGGACGCCGCCTGGTCGGCCGTGCAATGGGTGCGTGACCAACTGAAACTGCAGGTCTCGGCAGTGGCCACGCTGGGCGATTTGCTGCACTATCTGCAGTCGACTCAGGCCCCTGATCTGGCAGCACATCTGCCGCGGGTGGCCGCGTACCGTGACCGCTACGGGGTATGA
- a CDS encoding NAD(P)/FAD-dependent oxidoreductase, whose protein sequence is MRESQANTAARTWLAAFDAALTARDLDAATALFGAECYWRDLISFTWNICTQESPAQVRAMLAARLDDVAPSHWQLDGEAAEADGITEAWFTFDTRVSRGKGLLRLKDENGQARAWTLLTTMVELKGHEEKTGEHRAAGAEHGVHKGRKSWSELKADEAANLGHTVQPEVVIIGGGQGGIALAARLRRLGVSHLVIEKNAKPGDSWRRRYKSLCLHDPVWYDHLPYLPFPNDWPVFAPKDKIGDWLEAYVKIMEINYWAATQAQGCRYDEQAGRWDVTVVRDGQTVVLHPKELVIALGVSGYANVPKLPGAERFEGDQHHSSQHPGPEACKGKKVVVLGSNNSAHDICAALWEHDVDVTMVQRSSTHIAPSAALMELALGGLYSEQALKNGIDHHKGDLIFASVPYKIMHSFHIPVYEEMQRREASLYGRLEKAGFMLDFGADGSGLFMKYLRRGSGYYIDVGASELVANGSIKLKSRVNIEHVNPNSVTLTDGTELPCDVLVYATGYGSMNQWLVDLISPEVANQVGKVWGLGSDTPKDPGPWEGELRNMWKPTQVPHLWIHGGNLHQSRHYSQFLSLQLKARLAGIPTPVYNQAPVHHLR, encoded by the coding sequence ATGCGTGAATCCCAAGCCAACACCGCCGCGCGCACCTGGCTGGCGGCCTTTGATGCCGCACTGACGGCGCGCGATCTCGACGCCGCCACGGCACTGTTCGGCGCCGAGTGCTACTGGCGCGACCTGATCAGCTTCACCTGGAACATCTGCACGCAGGAAAGCCCGGCCCAGGTGCGCGCCATGCTGGCGGCGCGGCTGGACGATGTGGCGCCATCGCACTGGCAGCTCGACGGCGAGGCGGCCGAAGCCGATGGCATCACCGAGGCCTGGTTCACCTTCGACACCCGGGTGTCACGCGGCAAGGGCCTGCTGCGCCTGAAGGATGAGAACGGGCAAGCCAGGGCCTGGACGCTGCTGACCACCATGGTCGAGCTGAAGGGCCATGAAGAAAAGACCGGCGAGCACCGTGCCGCCGGCGCCGAGCATGGCGTGCACAAGGGGCGCAAGAGCTGGTCGGAGCTGAAGGCCGACGAGGCCGCCAACCTGGGCCACACGGTGCAGCCCGAGGTGGTGATCATCGGTGGCGGCCAGGGCGGCATCGCGCTGGCGGCGCGGTTGCGGCGCCTGGGGGTGTCGCACCTGGTGATCGAGAAGAACGCCAAGCCCGGCGACAGCTGGCGCCGTCGCTACAAGAGCCTGTGCCTGCACGACCCGGTGTGGTACGACCACCTGCCCTACCTGCCGTTCCCGAACGACTGGCCGGTGTTTGCGCCCAAGGACAAGATCGGCGACTGGCTCGAGGCCTACGTCAAGATCATGGAGATCAACTACTGGGCCGCCACCCAGGCCCAGGGCTGCCGGTACGACGAGCAGGCCGGCCGCTGGGACGTGACCGTGGTGCGCGACGGCCAGACCGTGGTGCTGCACCCCAAGGAGCTGGTGATCGCGCTGGGCGTGTCGGGCTATGCCAATGTGCCCAAGCTGCCGGGGGCCGAACGCTTCGAGGGTGACCAGCACCACAGCAGCCAGCATCCCGGCCCCGAGGCCTGCAAGGGCAAGAAGGTGGTGGTGCTGGGCAGCAACAACTCGGCCCACGACATCTGCGCCGCGCTGTGGGAGCACGACGTCGACGTGACCATGGTGCAGCGCAGCTCGACCCACATCGCCCCCAGCGCCGCGCTGATGGAGCTGGCGCTGGGCGGCCTGTACAGCGAGCAGGCGCTGAAGAACGGCATCGACCACCACAAGGGCGACCTGATCTTTGCCAGCGTGCCGTACAAGATCATGCACAGCTTCCACATCCCCGTGTACGAGGAGATGCAGCGCCGCGAGGCCAGCCTGTACGGCCGGCTCGAGAAGGCCGGCTTCATGCTTGACTTCGGCGCCGATGGCTCGGGCCTGTTCATGAAGTACCTGCGCCGCGGCTCGGGCTACTACATCGATGTGGGCGCCAGCGAGCTGGTGGCCAACGGCAGCATCAAGCTCAAGAGCCGGGTCAACATCGAGCATGTCAACCCGAACAGCGTGACCCTGACCGATGGCACCGAGCTGCCCTGCGACGTGCTGGTCTATGCCACCGGCTACGGCTCGATGAACCAGTGGCTGGTCGACCTGATCTCGCCCGAGGTGGCCAACCAGGTGGGCAAGGTGTGGGGCCTGGGCAGCGACACGCCCAAGGACCCCGGGCCCTGGGAAGGCGAGCTGCGCAACATGTGGAAGCCCACGCAGGTGCCGCACCTGTGGATCCACGGCGGCAACCTGCACCAGAGCCGGCACTACTCGCAGTTCCTGTCGCTGCAGCTGAAGGCGCGGCTGGCCGGCATTCCGACGCCGGTCTACAACCAGGCGCCGGTGCACCACCTCCGGTGA
- the pncB gene encoding nicotinate phosphoribosyltransferase, which translates to MQPVINSLLETDLYKFTMWQAMLHRFPQTQAEYVFVCRNARDYPLTHLIPEINEQLDHLCSLRFRREELDYLAGLRFIKSDFVDFLRIFQFQRDFIQVRNNAGTLEIVARGPQVHVMAFEIHVLAIVNELYFRRVEQGPALAEGRRRLAEKVQLLRQFAQEPKRRNSFEFFDFGVRRRFSGAWHREVISTLAREVPEYFRGTSNVKLARELGLVPIGTMAHEFMQTYQALGVRLRDFQKAALEGWVQEYRGDLGIALTDVVGMDAFLADFDLYFAKLFDGLRHDSGDPITWGEKALAHYAKLRIDANTKRLVFSDGLTLPRAFELYRHFADRTQLGFGIGTYLTNDMGLHTLHIVMKLTQCNGQTVAKISDSPGKTLCDDTTFLAYLRQVFNMPAGA; encoded by the coding sequence ATGCAACCCGTCATCAACAGCCTGCTCGAAACCGATCTCTACAAGTTCACGATGTGGCAGGCCATGCTGCATCGGTTTCCGCAGACCCAGGCCGAGTACGTGTTCGTGTGCCGCAATGCGCGCGACTACCCGCTCACCCACCTGATCCCCGAGATCAACGAGCAGCTCGACCACCTGTGCAGCCTGCGCTTCCGGCGCGAGGAGCTCGACTACCTGGCCGGCCTGCGCTTCATCAAGAGCGACTTCGTCGACTTTCTGCGCATCTTCCAGTTCCAGCGCGACTTCATCCAGGTGCGCAACAACGCCGGCACGCTGGAGATCGTGGCCCGCGGCCCGCAGGTGCATGTGATGGCCTTCGAGATCCATGTGCTGGCCATCGTCAACGAGCTGTACTTCCGCCGCGTCGAGCAGGGCCCGGCACTGGCCGAGGGCCGGCGCCGCCTGGCCGAGAAGGTGCAGCTGCTGCGCCAGTTTGCGCAGGAGCCCAAGCGCCGCAACTCCTTCGAGTTTTTTGATTTCGGCGTGCGCCGGCGCTTCTCGGGTGCCTGGCACCGCGAGGTGATCAGCACGCTGGCGCGCGAGGTGCCCGAGTACTTTCGCGGCACCAGCAACGTGAAGCTGGCGCGCGAGCTGGGCCTGGTGCCCATCGGCACCATGGCGCACGAGTTCATGCAGACCTACCAGGCGCTGGGCGTGCGCCTGCGTGATTTTCAGAAGGCCGCACTCGAAGGCTGGGTGCAGGAGTACCGCGGCGACCTGGGCATCGCCCTCACCGACGTGGTGGGCATGGACGCCTTCCTGGCCGACTTCGACCTGTACTTCGCCAAGCTCTTCGACGGCCTGCGCCACGATTCGGGCGACCCGATCACCTGGGGCGAAAAGGCCCTGGCCCACTACGCCAAGCTGCGCATCGACGCCAACACCAAGCGCCTGGTGTTCAGCGACGGCCTCACGCTGCCGCGGGCCTTCGAGCTGTACCGCCACTTTGCCGACCGCACCCAGCTGGGCTTCGGCATCGGTACCTACCTCACCAACGACATGGGCCTGCACACCCTGCACATCGTGATGAAGCTGACCCAGTGCAACGGCCAGACGGTGGCCAAGATCAGCGACAGCCCCGGCAAGACGCTGTGCGACGACACCACCTTCCTGGCCTACCTGCGCCAGGTGTTCAACATGCCGGCTGGCGCCTGA
- a CDS encoding Lrp/AsnC family transcriptional regulator has translation MDEVLLDAIDRRLLARLQQDARATAQALSEAAHLSPAQSNRRHRRLEEAGVIAGYEARLAPATLGLHVVAFVHVTMERGHVGQIADFKALIGDLPQVQECYAVTGDADYVLKVVARDLKSLSDFLMGTLMRAPGVGAVHSTVCLDEIKCTSALPL, from the coding sequence ATGGACGAAGTGCTGCTCGATGCGATCGACCGCCGCCTGCTGGCCCGGCTGCAGCAGGACGCACGCGCCACGGCGCAGGCGCTGTCGGAGGCGGCACACCTGAGCCCGGCGCAAAGCAACCGCCGCCACCGCCGGCTCGAGGAGGCCGGCGTGATCGCCGGCTACGAGGCCCGGCTGGCCCCCGCCACGCTGGGCCTGCACGTGGTGGCCTTTGTGCACGTGACGATGGAGCGCGGCCACGTCGGCCAGATCGCCGACTTCAAGGCCTTGATCGGCGACCTGCCGCAGGTGCAGGAGTGCTACGCCGTGACCGGCGACGCCGACTACGTGCTCAAGGTGGTGGCGCGCGACCTCAAGAGCCTGTCGGATTTTTTGATGGGCACGCTGATGCGCGCGCCGGGCGTGGGCGCGGTGCACTCGACCGTGTGCCTGGACGAGATCAAGTGCACCAGCGCCCTGCCGTTGTGA
- a CDS encoding sigma-54-dependent Fis family transcriptional regulator yields MHTAQHQHIATVMQVAQRGVEAALAARHEQVIRDSWLRCVQQHRLDPTRMQEAVILPQQRLREHQDQMEAFLHIARHGLEALYQQVAGMGYVVLLTDARGVTVDFLGDLVVEPSLRRAGLYLGADWSEHHAGTCGVGTCISTGQALTVHLDDHFDATHIPLTCTAAPVFSPSGELSAVLDISALTSDQPKSSQHLALQLVKVYAQHVENAQFLQRFRHDWVLRLSPAPQFLDVNPDYLVALDAGGRLIGHNRRAQLLLQGLPALQGQALIGQPLGAWLEARPDDLGRFVAARPVDQRAVMLAGGARLLFMLASPPPAVLPRAAATPGPAQRRLPAALAALSGGDARLDRQLERAARLVNSPVSLLLTGETGSGKEFFAKALHAASERRGRPFVAVNCAAIPEGLIESELFGHLPGSFTGAGPRAKRGLIQAADGGTLFLDEIGDMPRSLQARLLRVLAEREVLPIGASRPVPVDIRVIAATHCALEALVREGRFRDDLYYRLNGALFQLPPLRERADLGVMIDRLLAAPRAPGAAPAAAAAERPPALSAEARALLLAHRWPGNLRELANALAYARSVCSDGLIQPADLPDALLAEAAATTAPPQAPGRPAWPGPALPTQAHNEADLLRQALRAAHWNVSALARQWGCSRMTLYRRMARWGVKSPNARDGEPPVTPAL; encoded by the coding sequence ATGCACACCGCCCAGCACCAGCACATCGCCACCGTGATGCAGGTGGCTCAGCGCGGCGTGGAAGCGGCGCTGGCCGCGCGCCATGAGCAGGTGATCCGCGACAGCTGGCTGCGCTGCGTGCAGCAGCACCGGCTCGACCCCACGCGCATGCAGGAGGCGGTGATCCTGCCGCAGCAGCGCCTGCGCGAGCACCAGGACCAGATGGAGGCCTTTCTGCACATTGCCCGCCACGGCCTGGAGGCGCTGTACCAGCAGGTGGCGGGCATGGGCTATGTGGTGCTGCTGACCGATGCGCGTGGCGTCACGGTGGATTTTCTGGGCGATCTGGTGGTCGAGCCCAGCCTGCGCCGCGCCGGCCTGTACCTGGGCGCCGACTGGAGCGAGCACCATGCCGGCACCTGCGGCGTGGGCACCTGCATCAGCACCGGCCAGGCGCTCACGGTGCACCTCGATGACCACTTCGACGCCACCCACATCCCGCTGACCTGCACCGCCGCGCCGGTGTTCAGCCCCAGCGGCGAGCTGAGCGCGGTGCTCGACATCTCGGCGCTCACCTCCGATCAGCCCAAGAGCAGCCAGCACCTGGCGCTGCAGCTGGTGAAGGTGTATGCCCAGCATGTGGAGAACGCGCAGTTCCTGCAGCGCTTTCGCCACGACTGGGTGCTGCGCCTGAGCCCGGCGCCGCAGTTCCTGGATGTGAACCCCGACTACCTGGTGGCGCTGGATGCCGGCGGCCGCCTGATCGGCCACAACCGCCGCGCGCAGCTGCTGCTGCAGGGCCTGCCGGCGCTGCAGGGCCAGGCGTTGATCGGCCAGCCGCTGGGCGCCTGGCTGGAGGCGCGGCCCGACGACCTGGGCCGCTTTGTGGCCGCGCGGCCGGTCGACCAGCGCGCGGTGATGCTGGCCGGCGGCGCGCGGCTGCTGTTCATGCTGGCGTCGCCACCGCCGGCGGTGCTGCCCCGGGCCGCCGCCACGCCCGGCCCCGCGCAGCGCCGCCTGCCGGCCGCGCTGGCCGCCTTGTCGGGCGGCGATGCGCGGCTCGACCGCCAGCTCGAGCGCGCGGCGCGCCTGGTCAACAGCCCGGTGAGCCTGCTGCTCACCGGCGAGACCGGCAGCGGCAAGGAGTTTTTCGCCAAGGCCCTGCACGCCGCCAGCGAGCGCCGCGGCCGGCCCTTCGTGGCGGTGAACTGCGCCGCCATCCCCGAGGGCCTGATCGAGAGCGAGCTGTTCGGCCACCTGCCCGGCAGCTTCACCGGCGCCGGGCCGCGCGCCAAGCGCGGTCTGATCCAGGCGGCCGACGGCGGCACGCTGTTTCTCGACGAGATCGGCGACATGCCCAGGTCGCTGCAGGCGCGGCTGCTGCGCGTGCTGGCCGAGCGCGAGGTGCTGCCCATCGGCGCCAGCCGCCCGGTGCCGGTGGACATCCGCGTGATCGCCGCCACCCACTGCGCCCTGGAGGCGCTGGTGCGCGAGGGGCGCTTTCGCGACGACCTGTACTACCGCCTGAACGGCGCGCTGTTCCAGCTGCCGCCGCTGCGCGAGCGCGCCGACCTGGGCGTGATGATCGACCGCCTGCTGGCCGCGCCGCGCGCCCCTGGCGCCGCGCCCGCCGCGGCCGCTGCCGAACGGCCACCGGCGCTGTCGGCCGAGGCCCGCGCGCTGCTGCTGGCCCACCGCTGGCCGGGCAACCTGCGCGAGCTGGCCAATGCGCTGGCCTATGCCCGCAGCGTGTGCAGCGACGGCCTGATCCAGCCGGCCGACCTGCCCGACGCGCTGCTGGCCGAGGCCGCCGCCACCACCGCGCCGCCGCAGGCGCCAGGCCGGCCCGCCTGGCCCGGGCCGGCCCTGCCGACGCAGGCGCACAACGAGGCCGATCTGCTGCGCCAGGCACTGCGCGCGGCGCACTGGAACGTATCGGCCCTGGCCCGGCAATGGGGCTGTTCGCGCATGACGCTGTACCGGCGCATGGCGCGCTGGGGCGTGAAGTCGCCCAACGCCCGCGACGGCGAGCCACCTGTCACGCCGGCGCTGTGA